The following are encoded in a window of Ruficoccus amylovorans genomic DNA:
- a CDS encoding tyrosine-type recombinase/integrase — translation MATQAKTSASFAKVGECLYRNLSSGTYYALVKRSGKQIKKSLRTQDRKLAERRLKEFREQVGQLKATSAERKQPFSHYAERWFETYHGHLKASSAERVRHCMKGICESFGQRPIADITTRDCESWAARRGKGIAASTFNKDIEVFKAIFDYAVTAGVILSNPTQRIRRRKITNKEILIPSKAEFETLLQAVAGQDARALEAVKLLQLLAHSGMRLTEATQLTWREVDFERGSFLVTGGEFGTKSRESRVVPLFPALRDLLEQLLAETSPQPSPADRVVNIRSARTAIENACERAKLPHFTHHCLRHYFVSNAIEKGVDFKTIAAWIGHKDGGLLVAKTYGHLRDTHSYEMAKLMT, via the coding sequence ATGGCCACACAAGCGAAAACGTCAGCTTCGTTTGCCAAGGTTGGAGAGTGCCTGTATCGGAACCTGTCATCGGGTACGTATTACGCGCTGGTTAAGCGAAGCGGCAAACAGATTAAAAAATCTCTGCGAACGCAAGACCGCAAACTCGCAGAACGTCGGCTGAAGGAATTTCGCGAACAGGTCGGCCAGCTCAAGGCAACCTCAGCCGAACGAAAACAGCCCTTTAGCCACTATGCCGAGCGCTGGTTTGAAACTTACCACGGCCACCTGAAAGCATCTTCTGCCGAGCGGGTTCGCCACTGCATGAAAGGCATTTGCGAAAGCTTTGGACAGCGCCCTATCGCTGACATCACGACCCGCGACTGTGAAAGCTGGGCAGCGCGCCGGGGTAAGGGTATCGCTGCCTCCACCTTCAACAAGGATATTGAGGTCTTTAAGGCGATCTTTGATTATGCTGTCACCGCTGGCGTCATCCTGAGCAACCCCACCCAGCGCATCCGCCGCCGCAAGATCACCAACAAGGAAATCCTCATCCCGTCGAAAGCTGAGTTTGAAACGCTCCTGCAAGCTGTCGCGGGGCAGGATGCCCGCGCTCTAGAGGCCGTCAAGCTGCTACAACTGCTCGCCCACTCCGGCATGCGTCTGACCGAGGCCACGCAACTGACCTGGCGCGAAGTGGACTTCGAGCGCGGGAGCTTCCTCGTCACCGGCGGCGAGTTCGGCACCAAGAGCCGTGAATCGCGCGTCGTCCCGCTCTTCCCTGCCCTGCGCGATTTGCTGGAGCAACTCTTGGCCGAGACCAGCCCACAACCTTCACCGGCTGACCGGGTCGTCAATATCCGTAGCGCGCGCACCGCTATCGAGAACGCCTGCGAACGGGCCAAACTGCCGCACTTCACCCACCACTGCCTGCGGCATTACTTCGTCAGCAACGCCATTGAGAAAGGCGTAGACTTCAAAACGATCGCCGCCTGGATCGGCCACAAAGACGGCGGCCTCCTCGTCGCCAAAACCTACGGCCACCTCCGCGACACCCATTCCTACGAAATGGCCAAGCTGATGACCTGA
- a CDS encoding tyrosine-type recombinase/integrase, which produces MQPKPKRRKLPKPSVFKYGDRWVCEYYLFDEEGRPKPSRKSFVRDLQRQGQEPTLEAQRTAAINYRDAILKEKREQERLERREREQTYLTLAELKEAKVAFGIFNQIPSRSKSLVDAVILYREHLKLAEDSPSLKHCVQVFLGRKKEAAGLDEGDQRLSPETYRTLRQRLNHMVGYFEAQKLGDIKLGQVTSKHLIGYFESLEASDRTRRNYVNDIGNFFNDAADPKDKNRFINENPMDGVYVYFRKFNKGKAAQNRKKTHRKAPTILQLDQVRHVLRVAMEAREEGMLGFTVAGLFLGMRPSEVVEMSEQDDFWERFIKLEEGIVRVDGVGKKRDQRIILMSDNCKAWLQYLQEHQLPFCYQRKKTGIHLPFATFRARAFLFEDGQADKLIKLRRKRRAHNPYTPEEKSFVTACNKQLGAYEDVLRHTFGSNFYYANGYDKNKTIEQMGHSGEVFVEHYRGLLNNPKDAEAYFELYPDDI; this is translated from the coding sequence ATGCAGCCGAAACCGAAGCGCCGCAAGCTGCCGAAGCCCTCCGTTTTCAAGTATGGAGACCGTTGGGTCTGTGAATATTACCTCTTCGACGAGGAAGGACGGCCCAAGCCATCCCGCAAATCTTTTGTCCGCGATTTGCAGCGACAGGGCCAGGAGCCGACGCTGGAAGCCCAGCGGACGGCGGCGATTAATTACCGCGACGCGATCCTGAAAGAAAAGCGGGAGCAGGAACGGTTGGAGCGTCGGGAGCGGGAGCAGACTTACCTGACGCTGGCCGAACTCAAGGAGGCCAAGGTCGCCTTCGGTATCTTCAACCAGATCCCCTCCCGGAGCAAAAGCCTCGTTGATGCGGTCATCCTCTACCGTGAGCATTTGAAGCTCGCCGAAGACAGCCCTTCCCTCAAGCACTGCGTGCAGGTCTTTCTTGGGCGCAAAAAAGAGGCTGCTGGTCTGGACGAAGGCGATCAGCGCCTCAGCCCGGAAACCTACCGGACACTCCGGCAGCGTCTCAATCACATGGTGGGCTATTTTGAAGCCCAGAAGCTGGGGGACATCAAGTTGGGTCAAGTGACCTCCAAGCACTTGATTGGTTATTTCGAGAGTCTGGAGGCTTCCGACCGCACCCGGCGCAACTACGTAAACGACATTGGCAACTTTTTTAACGATGCCGCCGACCCGAAGGACAAGAACCGCTTCATCAACGAGAATCCGATGGATGGGGTCTATGTCTATTTCCGCAAGTTTAACAAGGGTAAGGCCGCTCAGAACCGTAAGAAGACCCACCGGAAGGCACCGACGATCCTGCAACTGGATCAGGTGCGCCATGTGCTCCGGGTGGCAATGGAGGCCCGCGAGGAAGGAATGCTGGGTTTCACGGTGGCGGGTCTGTTTCTGGGGATGCGCCCGAGCGAAGTTGTCGAAATGAGCGAGCAGGATGATTTTTGGGAACGCTTTATCAAATTGGAGGAGGGTATTGTGCGCGTGGATGGGGTTGGCAAAAAGCGTGACCAGCGCATCATCCTCATGAGTGACAACTGCAAGGCGTGGCTACAATACTTGCAGGAACACCAGCTTCCTTTCTGCTACCAGCGCAAGAAAACCGGCATTCACCTGCCCTTTGCGACTTTCCGGGCGCGTGCTTTCCTGTTTGAGGACGGCCAGGCCGATAAACTGATCAAGCTACGCCGGAAACGTCGCGCTCACAACCCCTACACGCCCGAGGAAAAGTCCTTTGTGACCGCCTGCAACAAGCAGTTGGGTGCGTATGAAGACGTGTTGCGACACACCTTCGGCAGCAATTTCTACTACGCCAACGGCTACGATAAAAACAAGACCATCGAGCAGATGGGCCACAGTGGCGAAGTTTTCGTGGAGCACTATCGCGGCCTCCTCAATAATCCCAAGGACGCCGAGGCGTATTTTGAGCTTTATCCCGACGATATTTGA